The following proteins are encoded in a genomic region of Liolophura sinensis isolate JHLJ2023 chromosome 7, CUHK_Ljap_v2, whole genome shotgun sequence:
- the LOC135470076 gene encoding ATP-binding cassette sub-family D member 2-like isoform X1, which produces MSSLLQAAANSRHSKLKLAGGAAILLVAAYGARKCGPGLTKALRLDFNQYARDKTKQLENKENGDLQEETGVQNGKSSKKSITKGTPSVDRKFVREMRYILKILIPGLWTKEFGILSVHTASLVCRTFLSIYVATLDGKIVKAIVQKDALKFMWQLSKWLLIAVPATFINSLIRFLESHLGLALRTRLVNHAYKLYFNNQTYYRVSNLDSRLANADQCLTEDITMFCQSLAHLYSQLTKPMLDVALMALTLYKLASSRGASSRVPILVASCVVAVTAHILRRVSPKFGKLVAEEANRKGYLRYVHSRVITNAEEIAFYGGHKVELSLLEKSYAALAKQMDLIFYKRLWYIMLEQFLMKYVWSSSGMVMVAFPIITTAQLKADGSFADDDPDGGVSDRTQSFTTARNLLISAADAIERMMSSYKEVTELAGYTSRVYEMLEVFDDVGHGRYKRQTVTSQKPGKHHERITGPLEMKGTVVDTDSTILIEEVPIITPNGDVIVPSLSLKIEPGTHILITGPNGCGKSSLFRILNGLWPVYKGKLHKPRPSHLFYIPQRPYMSIGSLRDQVIYPDTAEDMKAKNFCDKDLQNILATVHLQHIIDREGDPGNGWNAVRDWKDVLSGGEKQRMGMARLFYHRPQFALLDECTSAVSIDAESSIYQAAKDAGVTLLTITHRPSLWKFHSHLLQFDGEGGWRMEQLDTTKRLTLEEEKHKLETQLAGVPEMSQRLRELCSILGEDSVLLSKDGFIADSLETKKCQEI; this is translated from the exons ATGTCAAGTCTACTACAGGCAGCTGCAAATTCCAGACATTCTAAACTCAAACTTGCAGGTGGGGCAGCAATTTTGCTTGTGGCAGCGTACGGAGCACGGAAATGTGGCCCTGGCTTAACAAAAGCTTTGCGACTGGACTTCAATCAATACGCAAGAGACAAAACTAAACAActggaaaataaagaaaatggtGATCTTCAAGAAGAAACCGGCGTTCAAAATGGAAAATCTTCAAAGAAATCTATTACAAAAGGAACCCCATCAGTGGACAGAAAGTTTGTGCGTGAAATGAGATACATTCTGAAAATTCTTATACCTGGACTCTGGACAAAGGAATTTGGTATATTGTCAGTTCATACAGCATCCCTTGTCTGTCGAacatttttgtcaatttacgtTGCAACACTTGATGGGAAAATAGTGAAAGCCATTGTACAGAAGGATGCATTAAAGTTCATGTGGCAACTATCCAAATGGCTGTTAATAGCAGTACCTGCTACATTTATTAACAGTTTGATACGCTTCTTGGAAAGTCACTTAGGGTTAGCCTTACGTACACGCTTAGTTAATCATGCCTATAAATTGTATTTCAACAATCAAACATATTACCGTGTAAGCAATCTGGACAGTCGCTTGGCCAATGCCGATCAGTGTTTAACAGAGGACATAACTATGTTTTGCCAGTCACTAGCCCATCTGTATTCTCAGTTGACAAAACCAATGCTGGATGTGGCATTGATGGCTCTTACTCTGTACAAATTGGCAAGCAGTCGTGGAGCAAGTTCTCGAGTTCCAATACTGGTAGCCTCTTGTGTTGTCGCAGTGACTGCTCATATACTGAGGAGAGTATCGCCTAAATTTGGTAAACTGGTCGCAGAAGAAGCAAACAGGAAAGGCTACTTGCGTTATGTACACTCCAGAGTAATAACCAATGCTGAAGAAATTGCCTTCTATGGTGGTCATAAG GTTGAGCTTAGTTTGCTAGAGAAGAGTTATGCTGCTTTGGCAAAACAGATGGACCTTATCTTCTACAAGCGTTTGTGGTACATTATGCTGGAACAGTTCCTCATGAAATATGTTTGGAGTTCTAGTGGAATGGTCATGGTAGCTTTCCCCATTATCACCACTGCTCAGCTTAAAGCTGATG GTTCATTCGCTGATGATGATCCTGATGGCGGTGTAAGTGACAGAACTCAGTCCTTTACCACTGCCCGAAACCTACTCATCTCAGCGGCAGATGCTATAGAACGCATGATGTCATCATACAAAgag GTGACAGAATTGGCCGGGTATACGTCTCGGGTATATGAGATGCTAGAAGTTTTTGATGATGTTGGACATGGGAGGTACAAGAGGCAGACAGTTACATCTCAGAAACCAGGCAAACATCATGAAAGGATCACAGGACCATTAGAAATGAAAG GCACAGTTGTGGACACAGACTCAACCATTCTAATTGAAGAAGTCCCCATCATTACACCAAATGGAGATGTTATTGTTCCAAGTCTCTCGTTGAAG ATAGAGCCCGGTACACACATCCTCATTACAGGCCCTAATGGCTGTGGCAAATCTTCTCTCTTTCGTATCCTAAATGGTCTTTGGCCTGTCTACAAGGGCAAGCTTCACAAACCTCGCCCCAGTCACCTGTTCTACATTCCTCAGAG gccTTACATGTCAATAGGCTCCCTCCGTGACCAGGTAATCTACCCAGATACTGCTGAAGATATGAAAGCAAAGAACTTTTGTGACAAAGATCTACAGAACATTTTAGCCACTGTTCACCTGCAGCACATTATAGACAGAGAAGGAG atccggggaatg GCTGGAATGCTGTTAGGGATTGGAAGGACGTCTTGTCTGGTGGCGAGAAACAACGCATGGGCATGGCACGACTGTTCTATCATAG GCCACAGTTTGCACTATTGGATGAGTGTACGAGTGCTGTATCTATAGATGCTGAAAGCAGCATTTATCAGGCTGCTAAAGATGCTGGTGTGACATTGTTGACCATCACACATCGGCCATCTCTGTG GAAGTTCCATTCCCACCTGCTACAGTTTGATGGTGAAGGAGGTTGGCGTATGGAACAACTTGACACAACAAAAAGGCTGACATTGGAAGAGGAAAAACACAAGTTGGAGACACAGTTGGCTGGAGTTCCAGAGATGAGTCAAAGGCTGAGAGAACTCTGTTCTATATTGGGAGAAGATTCAGTCCTACTCAGCAAGGATGGGTTTATTGCAGACTCCCTAGAAACCAAAAAATGTCAAGAAATATAA
- the LOC135470076 gene encoding ATP-binding cassette sub-family D member 2-like isoform X2, which yields MSSLLQAAANSRHSKLKLAGGAAILLVAAYGARKCGPGLTKALRLDFNQYARDKTKQLENKENGDLQEETGVQNGKSSKKSITKGTPSVDRKFVREMRYILKILIPGLWTKEFGILSVHTASLVCRTFLSIYVATLDGKIVKAIVQKDALKFMWQLSKWLLIAVPATFINSLIRFLESHLGLALRTRLVNHAYKLYFNNQTYYRVSNLDSRLANADQCLTEDITMFCQSLAHLYSQLTKPMLDVALMALTLYKLASSRGASSRVPILVASCVVAVTAHILRRVSPKFGKLVAEEANRKGYLRYVHSRVITNAEEIAFYGGHKVELSLLEKSYAALAKQMDLIFYKRLWYIMLEQFLMKYVWSSSGMVMVAFPIITTAQLKADGSFADDDPDGGVSDRTQSFTTARNLLISAADAIERMMSSYKEVTELAGYTSRVYEMLEVFDDVGHGRYKRQTVTSQKPGKHHERITGPLEMKGTVVDTDSTILIEEVPIITPNGDVIVPSLSLKIEPGTHILITGPNGCGKSSLFRILNGLWPVYKGKLHKPRPSHLFYIPQRPYMSIGSLRDQVIYPDTAEDMKAKNFCDKDLQNILATVHLQHIIDREGGWNAVRDWKDVLSGGEKQRMGMARLFYHRPQFALLDECTSAVSIDAESSIYQAAKDAGVTLLTITHRPSLWKFHSHLLQFDGEGGWRMEQLDTTKRLTLEEEKHKLETQLAGVPEMSQRLRELCSILGEDSVLLSKDGFIADSLETKKCQEI from the exons ATGTCAAGTCTACTACAGGCAGCTGCAAATTCCAGACATTCTAAACTCAAACTTGCAGGTGGGGCAGCAATTTTGCTTGTGGCAGCGTACGGAGCACGGAAATGTGGCCCTGGCTTAACAAAAGCTTTGCGACTGGACTTCAATCAATACGCAAGAGACAAAACTAAACAActggaaaataaagaaaatggtGATCTTCAAGAAGAAACCGGCGTTCAAAATGGAAAATCTTCAAAGAAATCTATTACAAAAGGAACCCCATCAGTGGACAGAAAGTTTGTGCGTGAAATGAGATACATTCTGAAAATTCTTATACCTGGACTCTGGACAAAGGAATTTGGTATATTGTCAGTTCATACAGCATCCCTTGTCTGTCGAacatttttgtcaatttacgtTGCAACACTTGATGGGAAAATAGTGAAAGCCATTGTACAGAAGGATGCATTAAAGTTCATGTGGCAACTATCCAAATGGCTGTTAATAGCAGTACCTGCTACATTTATTAACAGTTTGATACGCTTCTTGGAAAGTCACTTAGGGTTAGCCTTACGTACACGCTTAGTTAATCATGCCTATAAATTGTATTTCAACAATCAAACATATTACCGTGTAAGCAATCTGGACAGTCGCTTGGCCAATGCCGATCAGTGTTTAACAGAGGACATAACTATGTTTTGCCAGTCACTAGCCCATCTGTATTCTCAGTTGACAAAACCAATGCTGGATGTGGCATTGATGGCTCTTACTCTGTACAAATTGGCAAGCAGTCGTGGAGCAAGTTCTCGAGTTCCAATACTGGTAGCCTCTTGTGTTGTCGCAGTGACTGCTCATATACTGAGGAGAGTATCGCCTAAATTTGGTAAACTGGTCGCAGAAGAAGCAAACAGGAAAGGCTACTTGCGTTATGTACACTCCAGAGTAATAACCAATGCTGAAGAAATTGCCTTCTATGGTGGTCATAAG GTTGAGCTTAGTTTGCTAGAGAAGAGTTATGCTGCTTTGGCAAAACAGATGGACCTTATCTTCTACAAGCGTTTGTGGTACATTATGCTGGAACAGTTCCTCATGAAATATGTTTGGAGTTCTAGTGGAATGGTCATGGTAGCTTTCCCCATTATCACCACTGCTCAGCTTAAAGCTGATG GTTCATTCGCTGATGATGATCCTGATGGCGGTGTAAGTGACAGAACTCAGTCCTTTACCACTGCCCGAAACCTACTCATCTCAGCGGCAGATGCTATAGAACGCATGATGTCATCATACAAAgag GTGACAGAATTGGCCGGGTATACGTCTCGGGTATATGAGATGCTAGAAGTTTTTGATGATGTTGGACATGGGAGGTACAAGAGGCAGACAGTTACATCTCAGAAACCAGGCAAACATCATGAAAGGATCACAGGACCATTAGAAATGAAAG GCACAGTTGTGGACACAGACTCAACCATTCTAATTGAAGAAGTCCCCATCATTACACCAAATGGAGATGTTATTGTTCCAAGTCTCTCGTTGAAG ATAGAGCCCGGTACACACATCCTCATTACAGGCCCTAATGGCTGTGGCAAATCTTCTCTCTTTCGTATCCTAAATGGTCTTTGGCCTGTCTACAAGGGCAAGCTTCACAAACCTCGCCCCAGTCACCTGTTCTACATTCCTCAGAG gccTTACATGTCAATAGGCTCCCTCCGTGACCAGGTAATCTACCCAGATACTGCTGAAGATATGAAAGCAAAGAACTTTTGTGACAAAGATCTACAGAACATTTTAGCCACTGTTCACCTGCAGCACATTATAGACAGAGAAGGAG GCTGGAATGCTGTTAGGGATTGGAAGGACGTCTTGTCTGGTGGCGAGAAACAACGCATGGGCATGGCACGACTGTTCTATCATAG GCCACAGTTTGCACTATTGGATGAGTGTACGAGTGCTGTATCTATAGATGCTGAAAGCAGCATTTATCAGGCTGCTAAAGATGCTGGTGTGACATTGTTGACCATCACACATCGGCCATCTCTGTG GAAGTTCCATTCCCACCTGCTACAGTTTGATGGTGAAGGAGGTTGGCGTATGGAACAACTTGACACAACAAAAAGGCTGACATTGGAAGAGGAAAAACACAAGTTGGAGACACAGTTGGCTGGAGTTCCAGAGATGAGTCAAAGGCTGAGAGAACTCTGTTCTATATTGGGAGAAGATTCAGTCCTACTCAGCAAGGATGGGTTTATTGCAGACTCCCTAGAAACCAAAAAATGTCAAGAAATATAA
- the LOC135471275 gene encoding ankyrin repeat and SOCS box protein 13-like isoform X1, whose protein sequence is MMEVLASSQSGEITPKDHGAFLTAEFPLHRAAAGGCDEVIKYLIGKGYDVNMPNFDLMRPLHEACLNGHVSSVMLLISSGAEVNVRNIDGSTPLCDASCHGNVDIVKLLLDNGADVNPVISTVTPPLHEAILRGHHDCAQMLIDAGSEVDVSDNHFGTPLHIAAYKGCRICAEILIGAGANVNVTKHHHSPLHDVARHNDVAFLSLMLEAGANQKYKNNRGFTAKDLLPLNSPARIFMDCWEVYPRSLMYWCRCAIRKAIGMKRLQCVEDLQLPRTLKAQLRMRFG, encoded by the exons ATGATGGAAGTGCTGGCATCTTCTCAATCTGGAGAGATCACGCCGAAAGACCATGGCGCGTTTT TGACTGCAGAGTTTCCTCTTCACAGAGCTGCAGCAGGAGGATGTGATGAAGTGATTAAATACTTGATTGGTAAAGGATATGATGTTAACATGCCAAATTTTGATCTGATGAGACCACTTCATGAGGCTTGTCTAAACGGTCACGTATCAAGTGTAATGTTGCTGATATCTTCTGGGGCAGAg GTAAATGTGAGGAATATTGATGGCTCAACTCCCCTGTGTGATGCTAGCTGCCATGGCAATGTTGACATTGTCAAATTATTGTTGGACAATGGAGCAGACGTTAATCCAGTTATCTCAACTGTTACACCTCCTCTTCATGAAGCCATCCTAAGAG GTCACCATGATTGTGCACAGATGTTAATCGATGCTGGTTCTGAGGTCGATGTCAGTGATAACCACTTTGGAACACCTCTACATATAGCAGCATATAAGGGCTGTAGGATATGTGCAGAAATTTTGATTGGCGCTG GAGCCAATGTGAATGTGACAAAACACCATCATAGCCCTCTTCATGATGTAGCCCGTCATAATGATGTGGCTTTCTTGTCCCTGATGCTGGAAGCAGGAGCTAACCAAAAGTATAAGAACAACAGGGGTTTTACAGCCAAGGACCTCCTTCCGCTTAACTCACCAGCACGCATATTTATGGATTGCTGGGAAG TTTATCCAAGGTCCTTGATGTactggtgtcgttgtgctattCGCAAAGCCATAGGAATGAAGAGGTTGC
- the LOC135471275 gene encoding ankyrin repeat and SOCS box protein 13-like isoform X2: MTAEFPLHRAAAGGCDEVIKYLIGKGYDVNMPNFDLMRPLHEACLNGHVSSVMLLISSGAEVNVRNIDGSTPLCDASCHGNVDIVKLLLDNGADVNPVISTVTPPLHEAILRGHHDCAQMLIDAGSEVDVSDNHFGTPLHIAAYKGCRICAEILIGAGANVNVTKHHHSPLHDVARHNDVAFLSLMLEAGANQKYKNNRGFTAKDLLPLNSPARIFMDCWEVYPRSLMYWCRCAIRKAIGMKRLQCVEDLQLPRTLKAQLRMRFG; this comes from the exons a TGACTGCAGAGTTTCCTCTTCACAGAGCTGCAGCAGGAGGATGTGATGAAGTGATTAAATACTTGATTGGTAAAGGATATGATGTTAACATGCCAAATTTTGATCTGATGAGACCACTTCATGAGGCTTGTCTAAACGGTCACGTATCAAGTGTAATGTTGCTGATATCTTCTGGGGCAGAg GTAAATGTGAGGAATATTGATGGCTCAACTCCCCTGTGTGATGCTAGCTGCCATGGCAATGTTGACATTGTCAAATTATTGTTGGACAATGGAGCAGACGTTAATCCAGTTATCTCAACTGTTACACCTCCTCTTCATGAAGCCATCCTAAGAG GTCACCATGATTGTGCACAGATGTTAATCGATGCTGGTTCTGAGGTCGATGTCAGTGATAACCACTTTGGAACACCTCTACATATAGCAGCATATAAGGGCTGTAGGATATGTGCAGAAATTTTGATTGGCGCTG GAGCCAATGTGAATGTGACAAAACACCATCATAGCCCTCTTCATGATGTAGCCCGTCATAATGATGTGGCTTTCTTGTCCCTGATGCTGGAAGCAGGAGCTAACCAAAAGTATAAGAACAACAGGGGTTTTACAGCCAAGGACCTCCTTCCGCTTAACTCACCAGCACGCATATTTATGGATTGCTGGGAAG TTTATCCAAGGTCCTTGATGTactggtgtcgttgtgctattCGCAAAGCCATAGGAATGAAGAGGTTGC